A genomic segment from Nitrospira sp. encodes:
- a CDS encoding UPF0234 protein Yitk, with the protein MADQSSFDMVSEVNMQEMKNVVDQATKEIKQRFDFKDSKTELTLKEKEKELVVLSDDEYKLNAVIEIIKTKCVKRGVSLKAFDYGKIEEALGATVRQVIKIQSGISTEKAKEITKAVKESKLKVQAQIQGEQVRVTGKSRDELQATIALLKRKDFGIDLQFTNYR; encoded by the coding sequence ATGGCTGACCAGTCGTCATTCGATATGGTGTCGGAAGTGAACATGCAGGAAATGAAGAATGTCGTCGATCAGGCGACGAAGGAGATCAAGCAGCGTTTCGATTTCAAGGATTCGAAGACCGAGCTGACGTTGAAGGAGAAGGAAAAGGAATTGGTCGTGCTCTCCGACGACGAGTACAAGCTCAATGCGGTTATCGAAATCATCAAGACGAAATGCGTCAAGCGCGGAGTCTCGCTGAAGGCGTTCGACTACGGCAAGATCGAAGAGGCGCTCGGGGCTACGGTCCGACAGGTGATCAAGATTCAGAGCGGCATTTCGACGGAGAAGGCCAAGGAAATCACGAAGGCCGTGAAAGAGTCCAAATTGAAGGTGCAGGCGCAAATCCAGGGTGAGCAGGTGCGGGTGACCGGCAAGAGCCGGGATGAGTTGCAGGCGACGATTGCGCTGTTGAAGAGGAAGGATTTCGGCATCGATCTGCAATTCACGAACTACAGATGA
- a CDS encoding Carbon starvation protein A, whose amino-acid sequence MNMLFVLLWGLLSVLGAVALAHVTGLVNPHEKVNGLWLVVAAACIYVLAFRFYGRWIARSVVQLDDKRLTPAVRLNDGVNFHPTNKVVLFGHHFAAIAGAGPLLGPVLAAQFGFLPGFLWLVIGAVLAGAVQDFIILVASMRRNGRSLPEIAHDELGTITGTATAVAVLFIVVVALAGLGFAVVNALYHNAWGTFTIAMTIPIGFLMGFYLQKFRPGQIAEVSLLGVALLVAAVLFGRVVAQSSLSPWFEFDRATLVWLLAGYGFLASVLPGWMLLVPRGYLSTFMKLGVVLFLGVGVILMAPTIEMPRVTSFASGGGPIIPGTLFPFLFITIACGAVSGFHSLVSSGTTPKMIEQESQAVVGYAAMLLESFVGVMALIAASVLIPGDYLAINTMLPADALGAMGFPTLRIQELSQLVEVDVAGRPGGAVSLAVGMASIFAALPGMSGLMAYWYQFALVFEALFILTTIDTGTRVARYLIQEMAGRIHASFRQMNWWPGVLVSSGFVVGAWAYLIGTGSISTIWPMFGAANQLLGTLALCIGTTILIKMWKAQYLWVTAVPMLFVGAITLAGSYEMFGMFMKKAATLSAGQAFALYLDAVLVAVVAILGVIVLVDSAKQWYGYVILKKPFTSSEVVAMAGGSSPGRMQTAITKDESERVFRLPHGGGCC is encoded by the coding sequence ATGAACATGCTTTTCGTCCTCCTCTGGGGGCTTCTTTCGGTCCTTGGCGCGGTTGCGCTGGCCCATGTGACCGGCCTCGTGAATCCTCATGAAAAGGTCAACGGGCTTTGGCTCGTCGTGGCGGCGGCCTGCATCTATGTACTCGCCTTTCGCTTCTATGGCCGTTGGATTGCTCGTAGTGTAGTGCAGTTGGACGACAAGCGCCTGACCCCTGCCGTCCGCCTGAACGACGGTGTGAACTTCCATCCTACAAACAAGGTCGTGCTGTTCGGTCACCATTTCGCGGCCATCGCAGGTGCAGGTCCGCTACTGGGTCCTGTCCTGGCGGCGCAGTTCGGATTTCTGCCGGGCTTTCTCTGGCTGGTGATCGGAGCGGTGCTGGCGGGAGCGGTGCAGGACTTCATCATCCTGGTCGCCTCGATGCGGAGGAACGGCCGTTCGTTGCCGGAAATCGCCCATGACGAACTCGGGACCATCACCGGTACCGCCACGGCTGTTGCGGTGTTGTTCATCGTGGTGGTGGCGTTGGCCGGCTTGGGCTTCGCGGTCGTCAACGCGCTCTACCACAATGCCTGGGGGACCTTCACGATTGCGATGACGATTCCCATCGGTTTCCTGATGGGTTTCTATCTGCAGAAGTTTCGGCCTGGGCAGATTGCCGAAGTGTCGCTGTTGGGCGTCGCACTCTTGGTGGCGGCGGTGCTGTTCGGCCGGGTCGTGGCGCAGTCGTCGTTGTCACCCTGGTTTGAATTCGACCGCGCGACCTTGGTGTGGCTCTTGGCCGGTTATGGGTTTCTGGCATCCGTGTTGCCCGGTTGGATGTTGCTGGTGCCACGCGGCTATCTCTCGACCTTCATGAAGTTGGGCGTGGTGCTGTTCTTGGGGGTCGGGGTGATCCTCATGGCGCCGACGATCGAGATGCCGCGGGTCACCAGCTTCGCGTCCGGCGGAGGGCCGATCATTCCCGGAACCTTGTTCCCCTTTCTCTTCATCACGATCGCTTGCGGCGCCGTGTCGGGCTTCCATTCGCTGGTATCGTCCGGCACGACGCCGAAGATGATCGAGCAGGAGTCGCAGGCGGTAGTCGGGTATGCGGCGATGCTGTTGGAAAGTTTCGTGGGCGTGATGGCCTTGATCGCCGCGTCTGTGCTGATCCCTGGCGATTATCTGGCGATCAATACCATGTTGCCGGCTGATGCGCTTGGAGCGATGGGATTTCCGACCTTGCGGATTCAGGAACTCTCGCAGCTCGTCGAGGTGGATGTGGCGGGGCGTCCCGGCGGGGCGGTGTCGCTGGCGGTGGGAATGGCCTCGATCTTTGCGGCATTGCCGGGGATGTCCGGGCTGATGGCCTACTGGTATCAATTCGCGTTGGTGTTCGAGGCGTTGTTCATCTTGACCACCATCGACACGGGGACGCGCGTGGCGCGGTATCTGATCCAGGAAATGGCCGGGCGGATCCATGCGTCGTTCCGACAGATGAACTGGTGGCCCGGCGTGCTGGTGAGCAGCGGGTTCGTGGTGGGAGCCTGGGCCTATCTGATCGGCACGGGGAGTATCTCCACGATTTGGCCGATGTTCGGCGCGGCGAATCAGTTGCTGGGGACGTTGGCGCTCTGCATCGGGACGACGATCTTGATCAAGATGTGGAAGGCGCAGTATCTCTGGGTGACGGCCGTGCCGATGCTGTTTGTCGGCGCGATCACCCTGGCCGGATCCTATGAGATGTTCGGGATGTTCATGAAGAAGGCCGCGACGCTGAGCGCGGGCCAAGCCTTTGCGCTCTATCTCGATGCGGTGCTGGTGGCGGTGGTGGCGATCCTCGGCGTGATCGTGCTGGTCGATAGTGCGAAGCAATGGTACGGATATGTGATCTTGAAGAAGCCTTTTACGAGTAGCGAAGTAGTGGCGATGGCGGGGGGGAGTTCTCCGGGACGGATGCAAACGGCGATTACGAAGGATGAGTCGGAGCGGGTCTTTCGGTTGCCGCATGGCGGCGGTTGTTGTTGA
- a CDS encoding Cell division protein FtsL, which translates to MKAVAFAAVTSLVLLFVWERVDIVRIGYHIERLKVQKVALERERDELRVKLSALTAPERIARLAGDKLGMIQPEKGQVVVVHLEPEAPVVPVIAEGEVRIAKNIVPRRGR; encoded by the coding sequence ATGAAAGCGGTGGCATTTGCTGCGGTCACGTCGCTGGTATTGCTCTTTGTGTGGGAGCGTGTAGATATCGTTCGCATCGGCTATCACATAGAAAGGCTGAAGGTGCAGAAAGTCGCTCTTGAGCGTGAACGCGACGAATTGCGTGTGAAGCTTTCGGCCTTGACGGCGCCCGAGCGGATTGCTCGTTTGGCCGGTGACAAGTTGGGGATGATACAGCCGGAAAAAGGCCAGGTCGTCGTCGTCCATCTCGAGCCGGAGGCACCGGTAGTCCCAGTGATCGCGGAGGGTGAGGTGCGGATCGCCAAGAACATCGTGCCGCGGAGAGGACGGTAG
- a CDS encoding 16S rRNA (cytosine(1402)-N(4))-methyltransferase translates to MKVAENGSNSDARGSHEPVLVEEILFWLQCKPSGVYVDCTLGYAGLAIRILDHSAPDGVLVGIDRDMTALAEARMRLGGAIARVRVRHGNFREIKTHVADSGVRQVDGVVFDLGVSSPQLDRAERGFSFREDGPLDMRMDQSEAGTAADLVRDLQETELADVIYHLGEERYARRIARAIVQARTQGVIRTTGQLADVVTRAVPVSYRHGRIHCATRTFQALRIAVNRELDVLEPTLRDAVDILRPGGRVCVVSFHSLEDRIVKNTFRALAAGPQASLRVLTKKPIMASEIERRRNPRSRSAKLRVGERIAKECLQ, encoded by the coding sequence ATGAAAGTGGCTGAAAATGGATCCAATAGTGACGCTCGCGGTTCTCATGAGCCGGTTTTGGTCGAGGAAATCTTGTTCTGGCTGCAGTGTAAACCAAGTGGAGTCTATGTGGACTGCACCCTCGGGTATGCTGGGCTCGCTATTCGTATTCTCGATCACAGCGCTCCGGACGGTGTCCTTGTGGGAATCGATCGCGATATGACGGCACTCGCGGAAGCGCGAATGCGTCTGGGAGGCGCCATTGCCCGCGTGCGTGTGCGGCATGGGAACTTTCGCGAGATCAAGACCCACGTCGCGGACAGTGGAGTGCGACAGGTCGATGGCGTGGTTTTTGATCTCGGTGTGTCATCACCTCAGCTCGATCGCGCCGAACGTGGATTCAGTTTTCGAGAGGACGGTCCTTTGGATATGCGCATGGATCAGAGCGAGGCAGGTACGGCGGCAGATCTCGTTCGTGATCTGCAGGAAACAGAGTTGGCGGATGTGATCTATCACCTGGGAGAAGAGCGGTATGCAAGGAGAATTGCCCGTGCGATCGTTCAGGCGAGAACGCAAGGCGTGATCAGAACTACCGGACAATTAGCTGACGTAGTGACACGAGCCGTGCCAGTCTCCTATCGACATGGGCGGATTCATTGTGCGACGCGTACCTTTCAAGCGTTACGGATCGCAGTGAACCGCGAATTGGATGTTCTTGAGCCGACGCTCAGAGATGCCGTCGATATCCTGAGGCCCGGCGGCCGGGTTTGTGTCGTCTCGTTTCATTCGCTTGAGGACAGGATTGTAAAGAACACGTTTCGAGCCTTGGCGGCCGGTCCTCAGGCCTCGCTGAGGGTGCTCACCAAAAAGCCGATTATGGCTTCGGAGATCGAACGTCGCCGAAACCCGCGATCGCGGAGCGCAAAGTTGCGCGTCGGAGAGCGGATTGCCAAGGAGTGTCTACAATGA
- a CDS encoding Transposase, translating to MKRDGRTLEHGTLETIRTMAVARVREGERPSEMIASYGFHRCTIYSWLKAARGRGRGLKALAARPATGRPRTLTAAQERQVCRWINGKTPLQYGFDFGLWTRQIVRELIVRRFGVRLSLASIGAVRARQGLTPQKPLQRAYQRETYPAIARTAKRDKAEISFWDESGFRADAVQGTTWGAKGQTPVGSVPGQRQGISAASAISSKGAFWFATYSGALTGALFVDLLRRMMRGRRKPLHLILDGLPAHKTRAVKEYVAGLDGKLTVHYLPGYAPDLNPDELVWSHATRTGHARRPPQNGERLADRITAQLAEMARRPALVRSFFSHPSVAYISAC from the coding sequence ATGAAGCGAGACGGACGCACCCTCGAGCACGGGACCTTGGAGACCATCCGCACGATGGCCGTGGCGCGTGTGCGCGAGGGTGAACGTCCGAGCGAGATGATCGCCAGTTACGGGTTTCATCGCTGCACGATTTACAGCTGGCTCAAGGCGGCCCGCGGTCGAGGCCGGGGACTCAAGGCGTTGGCGGCACGCCCGGCGACCGGTCGCCCACGGACTCTGACCGCGGCGCAGGAACGGCAGGTGTGTCGCTGGATCAACGGCAAGACCCCGCTGCAGTACGGGTTCGATTTTGGACTGTGGACCCGCCAGATCGTGCGCGAATTGATCGTCCGGCGATTCGGCGTGCGCCTGAGCCTGGCTTCGATCGGGGCGGTGCGGGCGCGCCAGGGACTGACGCCGCAGAAGCCGTTGCAGCGCGCCTACCAGCGCGAGACGTATCCGGCGATTGCGCGCACAGCCAAGCGGGACAAGGCCGAGATCTCTTTCTGGGACGAGTCCGGCTTTCGTGCCGATGCGGTGCAAGGCACGACCTGGGGTGCCAAGGGCCAGACCCCGGTGGGGTCGGTCCCAGGCCAGCGCCAGGGCATCAGCGCCGCCTCGGCGATCAGTTCCAAGGGGGCGTTCTGGTTCGCCACTTATTCTGGTGCATTGACCGGCGCGCTGTTCGTGGACCTGCTGCGCCGGATGATGCGCGGACGCCGCAAGCCCCTGCATCTGATCCTCGATGGATTGCCAGCCCACAAGACCCGCGCGGTCAAGGAATACGTCGCGGGGCTCGACGGCAAGCTGACCGTGCATTACCTGCCCGGCTATGCCCCAGACCTCAACCCCGATGAGTTGGTCTGGAGCCATGCCACGCGTACCGGCCACGCACGCCGGCCGCCGCAGAACGGCGAACGTCTGGCCGACCGCATCACCGCGCAACTCGCCGAGATGGCGCGCCGCCCCGCACTCGTCCGCTCGTTCTTCAGCCATCCCAGTGTTGCCTATATTTCTGCCTGCTGA
- a CDS encoding Asparaginyl-tRNA synthetase, which produces MPVIYIDEAAAHAGCEVTIRGWLRSRRDKGKLHFLMLRDGTGDIQAVVSKGTVGDEQFARSAELTQESSLVVSGTLRQDTRAPGGYELDVTRLDVLQVAEPFPIQPKEHGIGFLMEHRHLWLRSSRQHAVLRIRHEIIRACRNFFDDRGFTLVDAPIFTPNACEGTTTLFQTQYFDETAYLTQSGQLYSEATAAAFGKVYCFGPTFRAEKSKTRRHLMEFWMVEPEVAFAQLTDMMELAEQFLSYIVAAVLKTRRAELQILERNLVKLERVTAPFPRMTYEEAIEVLQQKGNPTKRGEDFGGDEETILSNEFDRPVIVHRYPATLKAFYMETDLERPDLALCMDVLAPEGYGEIIGGGQRIHSHEKLLARIRNHHLPVEAFQWYLDLRRYGSVPHAGFGMGVERAVAWICGLEHVRETIPFPRMLYRLYP; this is translated from the coding sequence ATGCCTGTGATCTATATCGATGAAGCGGCGGCTCACGCCGGGTGCGAGGTGACCATTCGCGGATGGCTCCGCAGCCGGCGCGACAAGGGGAAATTGCACTTCCTGATGCTTCGGGACGGAACCGGAGACATCCAAGCCGTGGTCAGCAAAGGGACGGTAGGAGATGAGCAGTTTGCGCGCTCCGCCGAACTCACGCAGGAGTCGAGTCTCGTGGTCAGTGGGACGCTGCGCCAGGATACCAGGGCACCGGGCGGATACGAACTCGACGTGACGCGCCTTGATGTGCTGCAGGTGGCGGAGCCCTTTCCCATTCAGCCCAAGGAGCATGGGATCGGTTTTCTTATGGAGCATCGTCATCTGTGGCTGCGTTCCAGCCGGCAGCATGCCGTGCTGCGCATTCGCCATGAGATTATTCGTGCTTGCCGGAATTTTTTCGACGACCGCGGCTTTACGCTGGTCGATGCGCCGATTTTTACGCCGAATGCCTGCGAGGGAACGACGACCTTGTTCCAGACGCAGTATTTCGATGAGACGGCCTATTTGACCCAGAGCGGACAACTCTACAGCGAAGCGACGGCGGCGGCGTTCGGGAAAGTCTACTGTTTCGGCCCGACCTTTCGCGCAGAAAAGTCCAAGACGCGCCGCCATTTGATGGAGTTCTGGATGGTCGAGCCGGAGGTTGCCTTTGCGCAATTGACGGACATGATGGAGTTGGCCGAACAGTTCCTGTCTTATATTGTGGCTGCCGTGTTGAAGACCCGCCGCGCCGAACTCCAGATTCTTGAACGGAACTTGGTGAAACTGGAGCGTGTGACGGCGCCATTTCCGCGCATGACCTATGAAGAGGCTATCGAGGTTCTGCAGCAGAAAGGAAATCCCACGAAGCGCGGGGAGGATTTCGGGGGCGATGAGGAAACGATTCTTTCGAATGAATTCGATCGGCCGGTGATTGTGCATCGGTATCCTGCAACACTCAAAGCGTTTTATATGGAGACGGATCTCGAACGTCCTGATTTGGCGCTCTGTATGGATGTGCTGGCCCCGGAGGGCTATGGCGAAATCATCGGTGGCGGTCAACGGATCCATAGTCACGAAAAACTGTTAGCCCGCATCCGGAACCATCACCTGCCGGTTGAGGCATTTCAATGGTATCTCGACCTTCGGCGCTATGGTTCTGTTCCTCATGCCGGCTTTGGGATGGGTGTTGAACGTGCGGTAGCTTGGATCTGTGGCCTGGAACATGTGCGAGAAACAATTCCCTTTCCGCGCATGTTGTACCGTCTCTATCCGTAA